Part of the Benincasa hispida cultivar B227 chromosome 11, ASM972705v1, whole genome shotgun sequence genome, AAAATGCCTcaatgacttgatccctatcaaaCCCCATTGCTTCCAGCTACAATGCGTGCAGAAGTGAGAAGATGGTAAATAGAGTGATGATTGTTGCTTGATACTGAAGAAATATATAAGTGAAGATAACTTACTCGTTCAATCGCTTGCTGCTCAGCTGGTGTGACATTGATAGCATGAGGCATGTCTTGATCAGGCTGGTCAAAGAGATCCCTGGAAGAAAACGAAAATTTGGATAggtcacacaaatttaaataaacaaataaaaatcattGGCCACAAATGGGCGAGAAAACTTGCCCTTCGAAGCCCTCAAGAGGCTCATTTATTAACTGGAGAAACTCTGCTTGATGATCCTGGATCAATCTCAAAAGTTGAGGGTTCTGCTTCCCAAGCTCCTGAAGCATAGCCTGAAACCGAGGCCAAGTTCACAACTTTAGATCTAGCCAAAAGAATACACAAATTTAAAGTCGATGAGGAAGAAAAACGACTAACACAGACCTGTAATATTTGTGGATTTGCTTGCACCATAGACCGCAATGCTTGAAACTATAATCCGTAGGGATGGTAACAGTACATATCAAATTCGTCAGCATTATTTACAacaagaagagagagagagagagagagagagaggagccTAAACAGATCGTATCagagtaaattaattaattaattaaaacttggCCCCAAGGTTATGCTCTCATGTTTGACTGAGCATCTTTACAATTAACAAGACACTTCACAGGAAATGCCATGGCTAAGTAACTTGCCAGCAAAGATTAAGTTCTGATCAAAATAATTCTTAATAATGACCAATGAGAAAGTGATCAGAAGGCCATAGGCATTTCCAAACTGTAGTCCTACAAAAAAAACGAGAAAAATTAAAGCATACCTGTGGGTTGTTTCTAAGGAACTCAAGGGATCCAAGGCTACCTCCACCACCACCAGCGGCAGCAGCAAGGGACTCCTAAAACACGTGCTCTCTTAGGGAGAATTTATAAAGAACAaggacaaaatttcaaataaagtaCAATGTTTACCTGTGGAAACATATTGAGGGGAGACGAGTTGGGACCTCCAGAAACAGGAGCAGTCGCACCACCTGTTTCTATAGGCTGGCTAGTCGGTGGACGAGCCACGGGGGCTGCAACTTCTGCGGTTTCTGGAATACCCTGAATATAAAGGCAAGTTCGGTAACAATtattaagagagagagaagCTGAAAATACTATTAGTGAAGTGGTAAAAACGTACAGAGTACAAATAATCTACTGCCCGCTCAGGATTATTATAGGCTGCTCGAAGTGCACGAGTAACTGTTTCTCTATCCCAGTTGCCACCACCCATATCCATTATTTCTTGAATAGTCTGCTCAAGATTGTTTCCAGAAACTAAATTTGACGCAGCTTGTCCATATGTATCGATTTGAGCACTGCAGCATAACAAAATATTAGATACATGCTATTTAAGTTCGATCATTTGTCCTAATCACATAAAGGAACTCCAACAATTAACGGGAAAACTTGTGAATAGAAAATCATAGATACAAAATGGTACAATAATAAGCAAAAACCATGCTCATACTTTGCAGTTGGCACATCTGAAATAGCAACATTCCTTGAGGCTCTGAAAAAGCAATCACAGAGAAACATATAGAATTATCAAGCTGATACGCTGCCGAAGGGTAAGGGACACTAAGTAGAGTTGGCATCATCAATAGACTCACGCTGGTTGTGTGGGAGCTTGAGGAATCGATGTAGGATTTGGTGTTGGAGTAGTTGTAGGTACATTGGTAGTCGTCTGTCAGTAGACATACAGACACCAGTTCAGAGAGAAATATGCATAAATTACATAATGACCTGAAAACCAAATGAATAGAGAGAAATTTAACCTGAGTAGATGATGACCCAGTTGAACCAGGTGCTTTACTCTGTATAAATGAAATAAGTGAGCGGAACAATTGAAAACCAtatgaaataagaaatttagGAAAAGAAGGGATGACAATGAATTAAACGTATGCCTGATGTTTAACCAAAACTCTTCAGAGATCCATAGATAACATGCAACCACTATTTAAGTTGATAAACAATATAATCTCCTGTGACATTAAAACTTATGATAGCTCTGGTGGGTTTCACTTAACTacgtttaaaaattaaaaccaaatgaCATACTTGACTTCTGAGAATGTAAAGCTGTAAGTTTGATAGGACTATCGCTCCTCCTTTCATAGGACAAATAACAATATTAACACCAAAAAGGTAGTCAAcatcaaacaaaataataaaaagcaaATCTAGGCTTCAGATATCAAAGACCTACAGCATTAGACTACTAGTCACAAAAATGTTCCTGCTCAACAActatcattaagagattaagcCTAACAAAAGAATTAAACACCATGAAGAAACTATATAACAAAAATGGAATCAAGATCACGAGCTCTTGTATAAACTTTGGTTTTAAATCAAGACATGTTAACTTATGAAATTTAAACATCAAGCCACTATCTTGACATATTCTACATCACAAAGAACAACAAAAGAATTAAACAGCATGAAGAAACTGTTTAACAAAAATGGAATCAAGATCAAGAGCTCTTGTATAAACATTGGTTTTTATATCAAGACGTGTGAACTTATGAAATATGTACATCAAGCCACTATATTGACATATTCTACGTCACAAAGAACAGCAGTATTTTGGACATTCATGGAAgtatcaattttaaaaacaattattttaacaCTCATTAGAAACAGTAACAGAATTGTATGATTACAttcaataacaaaattaatctTATCGTGTCCTATAGATAATAATTCTTTTTGTAGTTtatcttttacttttttattgGAGTCCTACAGAATGATTTGTAGTTTACTTCTTGTTCACAAGACATCTCAACGTGAAAATGCCTTTTaccaaatatattatattagtcATGCAAGAGTAAAACACATTCCAATATACACTTGGGTGTTAAATTGAAAACAATATAACTTCGCATGTTAAAAGATGTTGGACACAACAACCAATAGACCCCTGTTGCCACAAGATGCATGCTAATAGGATACTacaaagagtttaatcagcaaTTGCCAcagggaaaaagaagattatcGTGTAGTATATTAGTCCACCAtagccatttaaatatgatgcaaGATAATAGTCAAAAAGGCAGCTTAAATGTTTGAAAGGTTATCCAAGTTGACCACAACACAATATACCTTACTAAGCATAACAACAAGAAAACCATCTTCGGTAACCTTGTTCTCTGTCAGCGTTGTTTCATCTTTCAAAACCTTCCCATTGTGGATTAATAATTGCTGACCACAAGGATAACTATCTTTTCCTTGTACATTTTCAATGTTCTTCTTTACACCCAATACCTAGTTAGATGAACAAAACgtaaaatattcaataaaaaataaaacaaaatatgaatTACTTTCCATGTTAAGAGAGATTTTAACTTGTGCAAAAGTTCAGCTTGATTGACGAATATTCTATCTAATAGACAATGTACTTCTCAAAAAAAACGTTGACATAAAATATTGTTGCAAACTTGCATATATAATtaatgatataaaaaaaaacagttaaataaataaagctaATAAAGGGTTGGGGGAACTAGGAGTTAACTCATAAAAACATAGTATGGCACTAATGAGATAAAGCTGACaggagggt contains:
- the LOC120091716 gene encoding ubiquitin receptor RAD23b-like codes for the protein MKLTVKTLKGSHFQIEVQPTDTVLGVKKNIENVQGKDSYPCGQQLLIHNGKVLKDETTLTENKVTEDGFLVVMLSKSKAPGSTGSSSTQTTTNVPTTTPTPNPTSIPQAPTQPAASRNVAISDVPTANAQIDTYGQAASNLVSGNNLEQTIQEIMDMGGGNWDRETVTRALRAAYNNPERAVDYLYSGIPETAEVAAPVARPPTSQPIETGGATAPVSGGPNSSPLNMFPQESLAAAAGGGGGSLGSLEFLRNNPQFQALRSMVQANPQILQAMLQELGKQNPQLLRLIQDHQAEFLQLINEPLEGFEGDLFDQPDQDMPHAINVTPAEQQAIERLEAMGFDRDQVIEAFLACDRNEELAANYLLEHGGEFED